Proteins from one Malaya genurostris strain Urasoe2022 chromosome 2, Malgen_1.1, whole genome shotgun sequence genomic window:
- the LOC131428436 gene encoding sodium-coupled monocarboxylate transporter 1-like, which yields MEDESFILDELDQDVDTSTVTRPTIEPLSSTMNIGFPYTTSVSIMTQLATEASKYLTPSVTPTSYPISEVTSTLEITTSETFSIVDVADLKFSTADYALFVLMLLFSTLIGVYFGFLSKIKQNNTKEYLLGGKTMSKFPVSASLIASHVSGITMLGVPSELYAHGTQYCVFIVCAFMVFILMEKIYLPVFYDLQLTSSFTYLQKRFDRTVRSAASFVYALACLIFLPIVIYVPALAFSQVTGINLHLITPLLSVICIFYTTIGGLRAVVWTDTLQFIIMIGATLLIIGLGIANVGGFFEVWEAAERGNRLIFFDMNPNPFVRTSFWAVAIGLSTMWVANLGVSQSCVQRFLAVPDLKVAKKSLIIFTGGLIFIKSCSCFMGLLMYAKYETCDPYTIKRINKLDQMLPYYVMDIGGKIPGLPGLFVSGIFSAALSTMSSVLNTLAGTIYEDLIRHHYPHSSEKTASNIMKCLVVILGFLVIGLVFVVEKLGQVMHMAISLSGITSGTLLGMFTSGMVSTVINTKGVIAGSVTSLLCIGSILVGAQMNPKHPPLPFRTDGCDASLLHNVTLVNPVPPAVHDEIPKIFKLSFMYYSFLGVLIYFAVAYVVSLLTGGGEVNDQRLLAPFMRNQKQYEKEQTLRMHNLQYEELDLALKELQKSSDIKQ from the exons ATGGAAGACGAATCCTTTATTCTGGATGAGCTGGATCAAGATGTCGACACGTCAACCGTCACTAGGCCAACTATTGAACCACTTTCTAGCACCATGAACATTGGTTTTCCTTATACTACATCCGTTTCTATTATGACCCAACTGGCCACGGAAGCATCCAAATATCTAACCCCATCCGTGACACCCACGAGCTATCCTATTTCAGAAGTAACATCCACGCTGGAAATAACCACGTCGGAAACATTTTCCATAGTCGATGTAGCAGATCTTAAGTTTTCCACCGCAGATTATGCGCTCTTCGTGTTGATGCTATTATTCTCGACCCTTATAGGGGTCTACTTTGGCTTTCtgtcaaaaatcaaacagaacaaCACTAAAGAGTACCTTCTGGGTGGAAAAACTATGAGCAAGTTTCCAGTTTCGGCATCTCTGATAGCATC ACACGTTTCTGGTATCACAATGTTGGGAGTACCGTCGGAATTGTATGCACATGGAACTCAGTACTGTGTCTTCATCGTTTGTGCATTTATG GTGTTCATCTTGATGGAGAAAATTTATCTGCCGGTGTTCTACGATCTACAGTTGACATCATCGTTCACCTATCTGCAGAAGCGGTTCGACCGAACCGTTCGTTCTGCTGCCAGTTTCGTCTACGCCCTGGCCTGTTTGATTTTTCTTCCGATCGTGATCTACGTTCCGGCGTTGGCATTCAGCCAAGTCACCGGAATCAATCTTCATCTCATCACACCGTTACTGTCGGTCATTTGTATCTTCTATACTACCATCGGAGGACTTCGGGCAGTCGTTTGGACCGATACTCTTCAGTTCATTATAATGATCGGAGCTACCTTGCTAATTATTGGTCTAGGAATAGCTAATGTAGGAGGATTTTTTGAAGTTTGGGAAGCGGCTGAACGTGGTAACCGATTAATTTTCTTTGA TATGAACCCGAACCCTTTTGTGAGGACTTCGTTTTGGGCCGTTGCAATAGGTCTATCGACGATGTGGGTCGCCAACTTAGGAGTCAGCCAAAGTTGCGTTCAACGATTCTTGGCCGTACCAGACTtgaaagttgccaaaaagtctcTCATTATCTTCACGGGTGGTCTCATTTTCATCAAAAGCTGTTCCTGTTTTATGGGTTTGTTGATGTATGCCAAATACGAAACTTGTGACCCATATACGATTAAACGAATCAACAAACTTGATCAGATGCTTCCATATTATGTAATGGACATAGGTGGGAAAATACCCGGTCTTCCTGGACTGTTCGTTTCGGGAATATTTTCTGCTGCATTGTCGACAATGTCATCCGTACTGAACACGCTTGCTGGAACAATCTACGAAGATCTTATTCGCCATCACTACCCACACTCAAGCGAAAAGACGGCAAGTAATATAATGAAATGTTTGGTGGTTATTCTAGGGTTTCTAGTCATTGGATTAGTTTTCGTGGTGGAAAAGCTTGGACAGGTTATGCACATGGCTATCTCACTCTCTGGAATCACTTCTGGAACGTTGCTGGGTATGTTCACCTCCGGAATGGTTTCCACCGTAATCAACACGAAAGGAGTGATAGCTGGTTCGGTTACTTCGCTGCTTTGTATTGGATCAATTCTGGTGGGAGCACAAATGAATCCGAAGCACCCTCCGCTACCATTCAGAACTGACGGTTGCGATGCCAGTTTGCTCCATAATGTAACATTGGTCAATCCAGTTCCACCAGCAGTACACGAtgaaatcccaaaaattttcaagCTCAGCTTCATGTACTACTCTTTTTTGGGTGTTCTAATCTATTTCGCGGTTGCGTATGTGGTTAGCTTACTGACTGGCGGAGGAGAGGTCAATGACCAGCGACTGTTGGCCCCGTTCATGAGGAATCAAAAACAGTACGAAAAAGAGCAAACGCTTCGGATGCACAACCTGCAGTACGAAGAACTTGATTTGGCACTCAAGGAACTACAGAAATCATCCGATATTAAACAATAG
- the LOC131428437 gene encoding uncharacterized protein LOC131428437 isoform X1, translated as MVYHWKTHDEMSCQGDCSELGPPPDMILSMPPPPLSSFLLPRNALAPRPPNSSLSCIAAFMCEPSLKANEQSGMDFIELSGTGMDDTWVFVLISSCVGVLLLGALLAMVLIKCRDAYNYSYHDSNLKHPPLASLNDAHLGTTKSGFMPGTILYPTNQQIVPDNRTLWATLTPHGTTQHFISDSYCNPEDHYEVIDYGRKHEQYIPSNQNTIVKNKNSFENSGFVDYDYEDPTPLMESYNNFDDMDSGYQEPQEVIGSLNRNRSIVSSPTRIENPNLAPLNLYPTHRSNGTVGRKNATLSRRISDIKN; from the exons ATGGTTTACCATTGGAA GACACACGACGAAATGAGCTGCCAAGGCGATTGCTCCGAATTGGGGCCACCGCCCGACATGATACTATCGATGCCTCCGCCACCGTTGTCATCGTTTCTGCTGCCACGGAATGCACTGGCGCCACGTCCACCCAACAGTTCTCTGTCATGCATAGCGGCCTTCATGTGCGAGCCCTCCTTGAAAGCAAACGAGCAGTCTGGAATGGATTTCATTGAGTTGTCAGGAACTG GTATGGATGATACATGGGTGTTTGTACTGATTTCCTCCTGCGTCGGAGTGTTGCTGCTAGGAGCACTGCTGGCGATGGTTTTAATTAAATGCAGAGA TGCCTACAACTACTCATACCATGATAGCAATTTGAAACATCCGCCGTTGGCATCTCTTAATGATGCACACCTAGGAACAACAAAATCTGGATTTATGCCAGGAACAATCCTATATCCAACAAATCAACAAATTGTTCCGGACAATCGTACACtatgggctactctgactcctcACGGAACAACGCAGCACTTTATCTCGGATTCTTACTGCAATCCGGAAGATCACTACGAAGTAATCGATTACGGTCGCAAGCACGAACAGTACATTCCATCGAACCAGAACACCATCGTAAAGAACAAAAACTCGTTCGAAAACTCCGGGTTCGTCGATTACGACTATGAAGATCCAACGCCTCTGATGGAATCGTACAACAACTTCGACGATATGGACTCCGGATACCAAGAACCCCAGGAAGTAATTGGATCGCTCAACCGAAACCGGTCGATTGTTTCATCCCCGACGCGGATCGAAAATCCCAACCTGGCTCCGCTCAATCTTTATCCTACTCATCGTAGCAATGGAACGGTCGGCAGAAAGAATGCCACCCTCAGTAGACGCATCAGTGATATCAAGAATTGA
- the LOC131428437 gene encoding uncharacterized protein LOC131428437 isoform X2, translating into MSCQGDCSELGPPPDMILSMPPPPLSSFLLPRNALAPRPPNSSLSCIAAFMCEPSLKANEQSGMDFIELSGTGMDDTWVFVLISSCVGVLLLGALLAMVLIKCRDAYNYSYHDSNLKHPPLASLNDAHLGTTKSGFMPGTILYPTNQQIVPDNRTLWATLTPHGTTQHFISDSYCNPEDHYEVIDYGRKHEQYIPSNQNTIVKNKNSFENSGFVDYDYEDPTPLMESYNNFDDMDSGYQEPQEVIGSLNRNRSIVSSPTRIENPNLAPLNLYPTHRSNGTVGRKNATLSRRISDIKN; encoded by the exons ATGAGCTGCCAAGGCGATTGCTCCGAATTGGGGCCACCGCCCGACATGATACTATCGATGCCTCCGCCACCGTTGTCATCGTTTCTGCTGCCACGGAATGCACTGGCGCCACGTCCACCCAACAGTTCTCTGTCATGCATAGCGGCCTTCATGTGCGAGCCCTCCTTGAAAGCAAACGAGCAGTCTGGAATGGATTTCATTGAGTTGTCAGGAACTG GTATGGATGATACATGGGTGTTTGTACTGATTTCCTCCTGCGTCGGAGTGTTGCTGCTAGGAGCACTGCTGGCGATGGTTTTAATTAAATGCAGAGA TGCCTACAACTACTCATACCATGATAGCAATTTGAAACATCCGCCGTTGGCATCTCTTAATGATGCACACCTAGGAACAACAAAATCTGGATTTATGCCAGGAACAATCCTATATCCAACAAATCAACAAATTGTTCCGGACAATCGTACACtatgggctactctgactcctcACGGAACAACGCAGCACTTTATCTCGGATTCTTACTGCAATCCGGAAGATCACTACGAAGTAATCGATTACGGTCGCAAGCACGAACAGTACATTCCATCGAACCAGAACACCATCGTAAAGAACAAAAACTCGTTCGAAAACTCCGGGTTCGTCGATTACGACTATGAAGATCCAACGCCTCTGATGGAATCGTACAACAACTTCGACGATATGGACTCCGGATACCAAGAACCCCAGGAAGTAATTGGATCGCTCAACCGAAACCGGTCGATTGTTTCATCCCCGACGCGGATCGAAAATCCCAACCTGGCTCCGCTCAATCTTTATCCTACTCATCGTAGCAATGGAACGGTCGGCAGAAAGAATGCCACCCTCAGTAGACGCATCAGTGATATCAAGAATTGA